The following are encoded together in the Oncorhynchus kisutch isolate 150728-3 linkage group LG8, Okis_V2, whole genome shotgun sequence genome:
- the LOC109895241 gene encoding cingulin-like protein 1 isoform X2 has product MESYRVNQPARSSRPHNGAGSYGLSIRVQGIDGHPYVVLNNQDRGSNSYTDPNSNGYNDTQGSFIDNYHEYDFKGSREAVSDSPFVEYRSQKQMQFGGSHNGVTEQGKKPASTLLNFQRHPEILKPYDPENNTLNLDCNHSLPPRPMSLAETGSTYQGSSPRSTSPVVAHVGSSSLDHRRSPALQERTQPQPQPQPAPSKPQTKLVQSQSKPQAQLAQPQSKPQTQVAQPQSKLKHLSKPQPQSLPQSKPQSPPQSQSPPQSQLPQRVPIPQPYAVSRPPSEQTKASCRSASSISSANSSLERSHHEPDVLPLRRVDSSGPVLQSSSRSRHSSTSSTDQLEALYADTINRHQNRRYIPFQPGTGRDIDTGSIPGVDELIDKFDGKDGGHQRRGRAGRRNRINPEDRKRSRSVDSALPFSLRGESEYMDEFSKNQGRSTEHVLRPSQLHLQKLSGSKDSWVTAVEGKPSAKASACGSSAPGSPQSMTSKAAGSIQGYKVVLNRSSTLPLDSTDAEDGQSSSNTKILTSVATTSLSKPSSNFGKKPNAEMDVQVTPDLLKGQQELSQQTHEETAKQILFNYLKDGSTDNEDTTKRKVNLVFEKIQTLKSRAAGSDNKSPDMATQAKALQEQRVALEKEVVELKKQLEEQTKKQMGLTEAHEKAGAGAKVLQTELERSQEECSRLRDKLAKTEAELRTTLEELFQVKMEREQYQTEIRDLQDQLSEMHDELDGAKTVVADREKDAMMEELMQIKLDLQEVLLAKEEQEEVLRRRERELTALKGALKEEVATHDQEVDKLREQYEKEIRKLQTSVEKAKQSSAAVGKEKAEVEAAKGAVEGQAGRLIQEAEKLRKRAQELENEVAKLNRIIDDAKLQESKLGDRVGRLEIEKRQLEESLEEIKEQEEEMSRANRALTTRLEDVQRNLTKLNHDHRELEERLKEERSQKEQFKNTKNEIEDERSLLDRTVEKLQREMSEIVEASQSSTQELQEQIDVYKEKNRRELAELQRQLRERGVELDKSRLAAKSLQEELSHVEEDLRQCKRERDDSVLKEKALEQKVYDLEVEAETKAHSKDDKIRQVKLMEDRINQLELDLDEEKQSGDLLIVRIDRGREQVEQMRNELLQERAGRQDLECDKMTLERQNKDLKSRIAHQEGSQKSNKEGLVSQLESRIQELEERLEGEERDRANLQLANRRLERKVKEMMMQVDEEHHSLQDQKDQLNLRLKALKRQMDEAEEEIDRLEHGKKKLQRDLDEQQEANEQLQSQLKSLRSEMRRKTNSAPLDDDDDEDDISTDGETYFRSSSGYKRSSSQDNILSTFSL; this is encoded by the exons ATGGAGTCGTACAGAGTCAATCAACCGGCCCGCTCTTCCAGGCCTCACAATGGAGCTGGCTCCTATGGCCTCAGCATTAGGGTCCAGGGGATTGATGGACACCCCTACGTGGTGCTGAACAACCAGGACCGTGGGTCCAACTCCTATACAGATCCTAATAGTAATGGCTACAATGACACACAGGGCTCCTTTATTGACAACTACCATGAGTATGACTTCAAAGGAAGCAGGGAGGCTGTTTCTGACAGCCCCTTTGTTGAGTACAGGTCCCAGAAACAGATGCAGTTTGGGGGCTCTCACAATGGAGTCACAGAGCAGGGGAAGAAGCCAGCGTCCACCCTGCTGAACTTCCAGAGACACCCAGAGATCCTCAAGCCTTATGACCCAGAGAACAACACCTTGAACCTGGACTGTAACCACAGCCTGCCTCCCCGGCCGATGTCCCTGGCGGAGACTGGGAGCACCTACCAGGGCTCTTCTCCCAGATCCACCTCTCCAGTAGTCGCCCATGTCGGGTCATCCAGCCTGGATCATAGGAGGAGTCCTGCCCTGCAGGAGAGAacacagccccagccccagccccagccagcccCCTCTAAGCCTCAAACCAAACTAGTCCAGTCTCAATCCAAGCCTCAAGCCCAACTGGCTCAGCCACAGTCTAAGCCTCAGACACAGGTGGCCCAGCCCCAGTCCAAACTCAAGCACCTGTCCAAACCCCAACCCCAGTCTCTGCCACAATCCAAACCCcagtctcctccccagtctcagTCTCCACCCCAGTCCCAGCTGCCCCAACGTGTccccataccccagccctatgCTGTGTCCAGACCTCCCAGTGAGCAGACCAAGGCTTCCTGCCGGTCCGCCAGCTCCATTAGCAGTGCCAATTCTAGTCTGGAGCGCAGCCACCATGAGCCAGACGTCCTCCCCCTGCGCAGAGTTGACTCTAGCGGCCCCGTGCTGCAGTCCTCGTCCCGCTCCCgccactcctctacctcctctactgaTCAGCTGGAGGCGCTGTACGCAGATACCATCAACCGCCACCAGAACCGACGCTACATCCCCTTCCAACCCGGCACGGGCCGAGACATCGACACAGGCTCCATCCCCGGCGTGGACGAGCTCATCGATAAGTTTGACGGTAAGGATGGTGGTCACCAGCGACGGGGCAGGGCGGGCCGCAGGAACAGGATCAATCCAGAGGACAGGAAGCGCTCTAGGAGTGTGGACAGCGCCCTCCCCTTTAGCCTCCGGGGAGAGTCGGAATACATGGATGAGTTTAGCAAGAACCAGGGGAGGTCCACGGAGCACGTCCTCCGCCCCTCACAGCTGCATCTGCAGAAGTTGTCTGGGAGTAAAGACTCCTGGGTGACGGCGGTGGAGGGGAAGCCAAGTGCCAAAGCTTCGGCCTGTGGTAGCAGTGCTCCAGGCTCCCCTCAGAGCATGACCTCTAAAGCAGCAGGCTCAATCCAGGGGTATAAGGTGGTGCTAAATCGCTCCTCTACGTTACCCCTGGACAGTACAGATGCTGAGGATGGTCAGTCTTCATCAAACACAAAGATTTTAACAAGTGTGGCTACAACCTCCCTATCCAAGCCTTCCTCTAACTTTGGCAAGAAGCCTAATGCAGAGATGGATGTGCAG GTGACACCTGATCTTTTGAAAGGTCAGCAGGAGCTTTCACAACAAACACATGAAGAGACGGCAAAACAGATTTTGTTTAATTACCTCAAGGATGG GAGCACTGATAATGAGGACACCACTAAGAGGAAGGTCAACCTGGTGTTTGAGAAGATACAGACATTAAAGTCACGGGCAGCGGGGAGCGACAACAAA TCTCCTGACATGGCTACCCAAGCCAAAGCCCTACAGGAACAGAGGGTAGCACTAGAGAAGGAAGTTGTTGAACTGAAAAAGCAGCTGGAGGAGCAAACCAAG AAGCAGATGGGTCTGACTGAGGCCCATGAAAAGGCCGGAGCGGGGGCGAAGGTCCTGCAGACAGAGCTGGAGAGGAGCCAGGAGGAATGCTCCCGACTGAGGGACAAACTGGCCAAAACAGAGGCTGAGCTCCGCACCACACTGGAGGA GCTGTTCCAGGTGAAGATGGAGAGGGAGCAGTACCAGACGGAGATCAGGGACCTGCAGGACCAGCTGTCAGAGATGCACGACGAGCTGGATGGCGCCAAGACGGTGGTGGCCGACAGAGAGAAGGATGCCATGATGGAG GAGCTGATGCAAATTAAGCTGGACTTACAGGAGGTGCTGCTGgccaaggaggagcaggaggaggtgctgaggaggagggagagggagctgaCTGCCCTGAAgggagcactgaaggaggaggtgGCCACACACGACCAGGAGGTGGATAAACTGAGGGAGCAGTATGAGAAGGAGATCCGCAAGCTGCAGACGTCTGTGGAGAAGGCCAAACAG AGCAGTGCTGCAGTGGGCAAGGAGAAGGCTGAAGTGGAGGCAGCCAAGGGGGCAGTGGAGGGCCAGGCGGGACGTCTTATCCAGGAGGCCGAGAAGCTGAGAAAGCGGGCACAGGAGCTAGAGAACGAAGTGGCCAAACTCAACCGTATCATTGATGATGCCAAGCTACAGGAGAGCAAGCTGGGGGACAGAGTCGGCCGGCTTGAG ATAGAGAAGAGGCAGCTGGAAGAGTCTTTGGAAGAAAtcaaggagcaggaggaggagatgtcACGTGCCAACCGTGCTCTGACCACACGGTTAGAGGATGTACAG AGGAACTTGACCAAGCTGAACCATGACCAcagagagctggaggagaggctgaaggaggagaggagtcaaAAAGAACAGTTCAAGAACACTAAGAATGAGATAGAGGACGAGAGGAGTCTGCTAGACCGCACAGTGGAGAAACTACAGAGGGAG aTGAGTGAGATCGTGGAGGCCTCTCAGTCGTCCACCCAGGAGCTGCAGGAGCAGATAGACGTGTACAAGGAGAAGAACCGTCGAGAGCTGGCTGAGCTTCAGAGACAGCTGAGGGAACGGGGTGTGGAGCTGGACAAGTCCCGTCTGGCTGCTAAGTCCCTACAGGAGGAG CTGAGCCATGTGGAGGAAGACCTGAGGCAGTgtaagagggagagggatgattCGGTGCTCAAGGAGAAGGCCCTGGAGCAGAAAGTCTATGACCTGGAGGTGGAGGCAGAGACCAAAGCCCACTCCAAGGATGACAAAATCCGACAGGTCAAACTCATGGAG GACAGGATCAATCAGCTGGAGCTGGATCTGGATGAGGAAAAGCAAAGTGGAGACCTGCTGATTGTCAGGATAGACCGAGGCAGAGAACAG GTGGAGCAGATGAGGAATGAACTACTGCAGGAGAGGGCAGGCAGACAGGACCTGGAATGTGACAAGATGACTCTGGAGAGACAG AACAAGGACCTGAAGAGTAGAATAGCCCATCAGGAGGGCTCCCAGAAGTCTAACAAGGAGGGCCTGGTGAGCCAGCTGGAGAGCCGGATccaggagctggaggagaggctggagggagaggagcg GGACCGTGCCAACCTGCAGCTGGCGAACCGGAGGCTGGAGAGGAAGGTGAAGGAGATGATGATGCAAGTTGATGAAGAGCACCACTCACTGCAGGATCAGAAGGACCAG CTGAACCTGCGTCTGAAGGCCCTGAAGAGGCAGATGGACGAGGCGGAGGAGGAGATTGACCGGCTGGAACACGGCAAGAAGAAGCTGCAGAGAGACCTGGATGAACAGCAGGAGGCCAACGAGCAGCTCCAGAGCCAGCTCAAATCCCTGCGTAGCGAGATGAG GCGTAAGACCAACTCTGCTCCACTGGACgacgatgatgatgaggatgacatCAGCACGGACGGAGAGACCTACTTCCGCTCTTCATCTGGCTATAAACGCTCCTCTAGCCAAGACAACATCCTGTCAACATTCTCTTTGTGA
- the LOC109895241 gene encoding cingulin-like protein 1 isoform X1: MESYRVNQPARSSRPHNGAGSYGLSIRVQGIDGHPYVVLNNQDRGSNSYTDPNSNGYNDTQGSFIDNYHEYDFKGSREAVSDSPFVEYRSQKQMQFGGSHNGVTEQGKKPASTLLNFQRHPEILKPYDPENNTLNLDCNHSLPPRPMSLAETGSTYQGSSPRSTSPVVAHVGSSSLDHRRSPALQERTQPQPQPQPAPSKPQTKLVQSQSKPQAQLAQPQSKPQTQVAQPQSKLKHLSKPQPQSLPQSKPQSPPQSQSPPQSQLPQRVPIPQPYAVSRPPSEQTKASCRSASSISSANSSLERSHHEPDVLPLRRVDSSGPVLQSSSRSRHSSTSSTDQLEALYADTINRHQNRRYIPFQPGTGRDIDTGSIPGVDELIDKFDGKDGGHQRRGRAGRRNRINPEDRKRSRSVDSALPFSLRGESEYMDEFSKNQGRSTEHVLRPSQLHLQKLSGSKDSWVTAVEGKPSAKASACGSSAPGSPQSMTSKAAGSIQGYKVVLNRSSTLPLDSTDAEDGQSSSNTKILTSVATTSLSKPSSNFGKKPNAEMDVQVTPDLLKGQQELSQQTHEETAKQILFNYLKDGSTDNEDTTKRKVNLVFEKIQTLKSRAAGSDNKSPDMATQAKALQEQRVALEKEVVELKKQLEEQTKKQMGLTEAHEKAGAGAKVLQTELERSQEECSRLRDKLAKTEAELRTTLEELFQVKMEREQYQTEIRDLQDQLSEMHDELDGAKTVVADREKDAMMEELMQIKLDLQEVLLAKEEQEEVLRRRERELTALKGALKEEVATHDQEVDKLREQYEKEIRKLQTSVEKAKQSSAAVGKEKAEVEAAKGAVEGQAGRLIQEAEKLRKRAQELENEVAKLNRIIDDAKLQESKLGDRVGRLEIEKRQLEESLEEIKEQEEEMSRANRALTTRLEDVQRNLTKLNHDHRELEERLKEERSQKEQFKNTKNEIEDERSLLDRTVEKLQREMSEIVEASQSSTQELQEQIDVYKEKNRRELAELQRQLRERGVELDKSRLAAKSLQEEQLSHVEEDLRQCKRERDDSVLKEKALEQKVYDLEVEAETKAHSKDDKIRQVKLMEDRINQLELDLDEEKQSGDLLIVRIDRGREQVEQMRNELLQERAGRQDLECDKMTLERQNKDLKSRIAHQEGSQKSNKEGLVSQLESRIQELEERLEGEERDRANLQLANRRLERKVKEMMMQVDEEHHSLQDQKDQLNLRLKALKRQMDEAEEEIDRLEHGKKKLQRDLDEQQEANEQLQSQLKSLRSEMRRKTNSAPLDDDDDEDDISTDGETYFRSSSGYKRSSSQDNILSTFSL; encoded by the exons ATGGAGTCGTACAGAGTCAATCAACCGGCCCGCTCTTCCAGGCCTCACAATGGAGCTGGCTCCTATGGCCTCAGCATTAGGGTCCAGGGGATTGATGGACACCCCTACGTGGTGCTGAACAACCAGGACCGTGGGTCCAACTCCTATACAGATCCTAATAGTAATGGCTACAATGACACACAGGGCTCCTTTATTGACAACTACCATGAGTATGACTTCAAAGGAAGCAGGGAGGCTGTTTCTGACAGCCCCTTTGTTGAGTACAGGTCCCAGAAACAGATGCAGTTTGGGGGCTCTCACAATGGAGTCACAGAGCAGGGGAAGAAGCCAGCGTCCACCCTGCTGAACTTCCAGAGACACCCAGAGATCCTCAAGCCTTATGACCCAGAGAACAACACCTTGAACCTGGACTGTAACCACAGCCTGCCTCCCCGGCCGATGTCCCTGGCGGAGACTGGGAGCACCTACCAGGGCTCTTCTCCCAGATCCACCTCTCCAGTAGTCGCCCATGTCGGGTCATCCAGCCTGGATCATAGGAGGAGTCCTGCCCTGCAGGAGAGAacacagccccagccccagccccagccagcccCCTCTAAGCCTCAAACCAAACTAGTCCAGTCTCAATCCAAGCCTCAAGCCCAACTGGCTCAGCCACAGTCTAAGCCTCAGACACAGGTGGCCCAGCCCCAGTCCAAACTCAAGCACCTGTCCAAACCCCAACCCCAGTCTCTGCCACAATCCAAACCCcagtctcctccccagtctcagTCTCCACCCCAGTCCCAGCTGCCCCAACGTGTccccataccccagccctatgCTGTGTCCAGACCTCCCAGTGAGCAGACCAAGGCTTCCTGCCGGTCCGCCAGCTCCATTAGCAGTGCCAATTCTAGTCTGGAGCGCAGCCACCATGAGCCAGACGTCCTCCCCCTGCGCAGAGTTGACTCTAGCGGCCCCGTGCTGCAGTCCTCGTCCCGCTCCCgccactcctctacctcctctactgaTCAGCTGGAGGCGCTGTACGCAGATACCATCAACCGCCACCAGAACCGACGCTACATCCCCTTCCAACCCGGCACGGGCCGAGACATCGACACAGGCTCCATCCCCGGCGTGGACGAGCTCATCGATAAGTTTGACGGTAAGGATGGTGGTCACCAGCGACGGGGCAGGGCGGGCCGCAGGAACAGGATCAATCCAGAGGACAGGAAGCGCTCTAGGAGTGTGGACAGCGCCCTCCCCTTTAGCCTCCGGGGAGAGTCGGAATACATGGATGAGTTTAGCAAGAACCAGGGGAGGTCCACGGAGCACGTCCTCCGCCCCTCACAGCTGCATCTGCAGAAGTTGTCTGGGAGTAAAGACTCCTGGGTGACGGCGGTGGAGGGGAAGCCAAGTGCCAAAGCTTCGGCCTGTGGTAGCAGTGCTCCAGGCTCCCCTCAGAGCATGACCTCTAAAGCAGCAGGCTCAATCCAGGGGTATAAGGTGGTGCTAAATCGCTCCTCTACGTTACCCCTGGACAGTACAGATGCTGAGGATGGTCAGTCTTCATCAAACACAAAGATTTTAACAAGTGTGGCTACAACCTCCCTATCCAAGCCTTCCTCTAACTTTGGCAAGAAGCCTAATGCAGAGATGGATGTGCAG GTGACACCTGATCTTTTGAAAGGTCAGCAGGAGCTTTCACAACAAACACATGAAGAGACGGCAAAACAGATTTTGTTTAATTACCTCAAGGATGG GAGCACTGATAATGAGGACACCACTAAGAGGAAGGTCAACCTGGTGTTTGAGAAGATACAGACATTAAAGTCACGGGCAGCGGGGAGCGACAACAAA TCTCCTGACATGGCTACCCAAGCCAAAGCCCTACAGGAACAGAGGGTAGCACTAGAGAAGGAAGTTGTTGAACTGAAAAAGCAGCTGGAGGAGCAAACCAAG AAGCAGATGGGTCTGACTGAGGCCCATGAAAAGGCCGGAGCGGGGGCGAAGGTCCTGCAGACAGAGCTGGAGAGGAGCCAGGAGGAATGCTCCCGACTGAGGGACAAACTGGCCAAAACAGAGGCTGAGCTCCGCACCACACTGGAGGA GCTGTTCCAGGTGAAGATGGAGAGGGAGCAGTACCAGACGGAGATCAGGGACCTGCAGGACCAGCTGTCAGAGATGCACGACGAGCTGGATGGCGCCAAGACGGTGGTGGCCGACAGAGAGAAGGATGCCATGATGGAG GAGCTGATGCAAATTAAGCTGGACTTACAGGAGGTGCTGCTGgccaaggaggagcaggaggaggtgctgaggaggagggagagggagctgaCTGCCCTGAAgggagcactgaaggaggaggtgGCCACACACGACCAGGAGGTGGATAAACTGAGGGAGCAGTATGAGAAGGAGATCCGCAAGCTGCAGACGTCTGTGGAGAAGGCCAAACAG AGCAGTGCTGCAGTGGGCAAGGAGAAGGCTGAAGTGGAGGCAGCCAAGGGGGCAGTGGAGGGCCAGGCGGGACGTCTTATCCAGGAGGCCGAGAAGCTGAGAAAGCGGGCACAGGAGCTAGAGAACGAAGTGGCCAAACTCAACCGTATCATTGATGATGCCAAGCTACAGGAGAGCAAGCTGGGGGACAGAGTCGGCCGGCTTGAG ATAGAGAAGAGGCAGCTGGAAGAGTCTTTGGAAGAAAtcaaggagcaggaggaggagatgtcACGTGCCAACCGTGCTCTGACCACACGGTTAGAGGATGTACAG AGGAACTTGACCAAGCTGAACCATGACCAcagagagctggaggagaggctgaaggaggagaggagtcaaAAAGAACAGTTCAAGAACACTAAGAATGAGATAGAGGACGAGAGGAGTCTGCTAGACCGCACAGTGGAGAAACTACAGAGGGAG aTGAGTGAGATCGTGGAGGCCTCTCAGTCGTCCACCCAGGAGCTGCAGGAGCAGATAGACGTGTACAAGGAGAAGAACCGTCGAGAGCTGGCTGAGCTTCAGAGACAGCTGAGGGAACGGGGTGTGGAGCTGGACAAGTCCCGTCTGGCTGCTAAGTCCCTACAGGAGGAG CAGCTGAGCCATGTGGAGGAAGACCTGAGGCAGTgtaagagggagagggatgattCGGTGCTCAAGGAGAAGGCCCTGGAGCAGAAAGTCTATGACCTGGAGGTGGAGGCAGAGACCAAAGCCCACTCCAAGGATGACAAAATCCGACAGGTCAAACTCATGGAG GACAGGATCAATCAGCTGGAGCTGGATCTGGATGAGGAAAAGCAAAGTGGAGACCTGCTGATTGTCAGGATAGACCGAGGCAGAGAACAG GTGGAGCAGATGAGGAATGAACTACTGCAGGAGAGGGCAGGCAGACAGGACCTGGAATGTGACAAGATGACTCTGGAGAGACAG AACAAGGACCTGAAGAGTAGAATAGCCCATCAGGAGGGCTCCCAGAAGTCTAACAAGGAGGGCCTGGTGAGCCAGCTGGAGAGCCGGATccaggagctggaggagaggctggagggagaggagcg GGACCGTGCCAACCTGCAGCTGGCGAACCGGAGGCTGGAGAGGAAGGTGAAGGAGATGATGATGCAAGTTGATGAAGAGCACCACTCACTGCAGGATCAGAAGGACCAG CTGAACCTGCGTCTGAAGGCCCTGAAGAGGCAGATGGACGAGGCGGAGGAGGAGATTGACCGGCTGGAACACGGCAAGAAGAAGCTGCAGAGAGACCTGGATGAACAGCAGGAGGCCAACGAGCAGCTCCAGAGCCAGCTCAAATCCCTGCGTAGCGAGATGAG GCGTAAGACCAACTCTGCTCCACTGGACgacgatgatgatgaggatgacatCAGCACGGACGGAGAGACCTACTTCCGCTCTTCATCTGGCTATAAACGCTCCTCTAGCCAAGACAACATCCTGTCAACATTCTCTTTGTGA